CTGGTTGGAATGATCCGCTTGCAAATGTTAAAGCATTAGTTTTGTAGGACGTTTTCGTCAGTTTCCTCCCAAATTTCTTCACTGGACCCGAAATTTACTGAATCCGGCCTCACATGCACTTGCTGATGACGCTTCTCATCCAGTACGCTCAGTTCCTCCACTAATTCAAGTTAAATCGACTTTCTTTCTTAGGCGAAACCATTCTTTCGATTGATTTTTACCAAAATTTGTCCTTTCTTCACGATGGTGAAATTTTGATGCAATGTAAAAacgtgttttttatttgttttcttggcAGTATAATTGACACGGGATTTGGTTGTTGCGATAAGAATGGTAAAGGTGGCTTGGTTGGCAGAAATTCTGTGGATTTCATGCCTTTTCAGCTCAATCAGTTTAGGGTTGGACCCTGGAGAGCAGGCTAAGGTAACTACGGCTCTTGATACCGCTCAGTTTGCAATAAATGCTATTAATGAAGAATATATAGCTCAAGCAAAGGCCGTCAATAAGGCACTGAAGGTTTCGACTCAAACGAGAAGCGCGGACCTACTGAAGAGGCAGACGGAATTAGCTAAGTTCGGTTCCAAAGTTGGCAAAGCGCTCAAAGCTGTGCAAGCTGCATCTGCTATTGCAAGTTTTGTCTTTACTTTCTTCATGCCAAGTGAGCTAGATGTCATCACGAGCTTGATAAACGAACGCTTCAATGAAGTCAATGCCAAACTCGATCGTATAGACGAGAAACTCGACGAAATGGAGAAGTCTATCAAAGCGGATACCGCTTTCAACGTTTTCCTGTCTGCCTGGATCAAATGGGAGTATAAGGCGAGGAATGGGGCCAAGAAATTATCTGACATCCGCAAGGCAATGGGGActaaaacacgaagaatagaCCAAGTGAAGCTTGCCGAAGAATACGTTAAATACTACGAAACCAACAACTTGGATGGCAATGTGCTGAACCTCTACAGAATGGCAGCTCTGCCTGAGAGTATAACCCAACGCAATATCTTCGACAGATTTATagctcaatttggctgcgataTAACGAAGCTGTCAGAATTAATGATTCTTGTTAAAAATATAATGACCAGTGCTGGCCAACAAAAGTTAACCTACTATTACTTTAAGGGCGACCAATGCAGAGCGAACAGTAGTTTCAAGGACATTCAAATgtactttttcaaaattcgTCAAGGATTTGATGATCGAGTCTGGCACTGCAGAAGAAACTCCCTAGACTACGCGAAGAGGGATGccaacaaaattttgaaaaatatgaGGGGATCTTCTGGGGAGAGCATAGTTCGAGCCATCTTTAATGAACTGAAGGTCAAGTACCCCTGGTACACATGGGCTGTTGCAGCAGTCAAGAGTGATCGTCCAAGGATTCGCGGTCTGGAGTTGAGAGGTAGTACGTATTTTCGGTTAGAAGATCGCTCAGATGCGAAAAAGGTCAAGGGTTATTTTGTGGTCTACGAAGACACCAGGTCGTCCGCAAGTTGCAGTGACATCACGCAAGCAAAGACCTTGctggttttcaaaaaatgcGACGGGTGCAATTCCGATTACATCTATGCTCCTGACAACATCCTGTCCAAGAAGAGGTGCGGAGAGTCGACGTTGGAAAGGCTCATTGATTTTAAACACCAATGCCCCCTATGCCACAGAAGGCCTTATTCCACTCGTTGTTACTGTGCTAGCCATGTAAAACAGGAAGTCAAAACATGGGCCTTTATTGCATCAGCAGTCAACACCATTAAAGACATTTGTAAGTCTGACAAGTGCAGTAGTCACGGACAGTGCAGGCAAACACCATTCACGACAACTCATCAATGTATCTGTAACAGGGGATATGAAGGCGAATCGTGTGAAAAACGATTAGACTTTGATGATACCATTGAAAAGCTTATCGCTGAATTACGAAAAACCTTTAAAGTCGTAAACTACGTTCCCACTACTGTGGACGTGTTCTTCTCCATAAGGTCTTTGTCCAGGAAGTTAAACGTGGTTCTTCAGAAGATCAAGACATCCTTTGCTCATACCAATAACATCATACAACATTCTCAAACCATTCAAAACATAGAAGATATTGCCGACCTTTATGCGAAACTACAGAAGAACGAGATGACCTTTGATCAGTTCGGTCGAAGAATCGACAAGTATCTGAAGACAGTTTCAACCTTTAAGCTACAAAATAGATTTAAGAAGATGATCCTTGGTCAAGGTACTTTAGTCACTCCTGGAAATGACATTTACAATTCGTACAAGAGAGAATACCTAAGTCACAATGGAGGCGGTTGTTCGGCAAAGTACAATGAAGATGTCAACGGCCTCAAGGAGAGCTTAGCTTATTTGGATCAGGCATTGGGAGAGGCACTGTTACTTCACCAAAAATGGTTACTTGAAACGAGAGGA
The Acropora muricata isolate sample 2 chromosome 3, ASM3666990v1, whole genome shotgun sequence genome window above contains:
- the LOC136910938 gene encoding SE-cephalotoxin-like, producing MVKVAWLAEILWISCLFSSISLGLDPGEQAKVTTALDTAQFAINAINEEYIAQAKAVNKALKVSTQTRSADLLKRQTELAKFGSKVGKALKAVQAASAIASFVFTFFMPSELDVITSLINERFNEVNAKLDRIDEKLDEMEKSIKADTAFNVFLSAWIKWEYKARNGAKKLSDIRKAMGTKTRRIDQVKLAEEYVKYYETNNLDGNVLNLYRMAALPESITQRNIFDRFIAQFGCDITKLSELMILVKNIMTSAGQQKLTYYYFKGDQCRANSSFKDIQMYFFKIRQGFDDRVWHCRRNSLDYAKRDANKILKNMRGSSGESIVRAIFNELKVKYPWYTWAVAAVKSDRPRIRGLELRGSTYFRLEDRSDAKKVKGYFVVYEDTRSSASCSDITQAKTLLVFKKCDGCNSDYIYAPDNILSKKRCGESTLERLIDFKHQCPLCHRRPYSTRCYCASHVKQEVKTWAFIASAVNTIKDICKSDKCSSHGQCRQTPFTTTHQCICNRGYEGESCEKRLDFDDTIEKLIAELRKTFKVVNYVPTTVDVFFSIRSLSRKLNVVLQKIKTSFAHTNNIIQHSQTIQNIEDIADLYAKLQKNEMTFDQFGRRIDKYLKTVSTFKLQNRFKKMILGQGTLVTPGNDIYNSYKREYLSHNGGGCSAKYNEDVNGLKESLAYLDQALGEALLLHQKWLLETRGTTKTLRTKYKKEAEYIQNIFKGRQLKYNQYWKKYSCGSLSVDGAGVSCKDELSFEGMTVTLRCDKQRRATPRQVTCKKIGNVLKWDSQPKCKFVWGNFGGWSRCSKTCGGGFKRRYRSCLGTTNIQHCKRDQGGLNFQTASCETQDCCSAQYGKFKCSYGKCISKSWICDGDNDCGNNDDESRYRCPNYIRSGDWIALKSNAKTSRWLSCYCTVNCGVDRCKLRGCPGSQMTGSDWNSCSGEVFVLYLTGYGNGEPVRSGDRIALYYGAGHWLSCWGSGRVCPTRSCPGYGRWDSTDTRKCRGEMFWIYSPERQGRCSSDTRKSCRGKPIQKGDNVFIQYSLMHGTSYWLSEDDKDIRTRTCPGIYISKYDRRCSSESWNIFTR